Proteins from a genomic interval of Nocardia sp. BMG51109:
- a CDS encoding TetR/AcrR family transcriptional regulator yields MAATEIPVTPRGRLDKRRAILDSALEVFGEVGYPAATVDEIAARAGVAKRTIYNHLGGKENLFRASILDAAQEFHASPLRAARSLPADPEDLRAELLRMGYELVRCMRSERVWLMRRLLDAEIARFPELYEEVQLGGSGEVLDMLAGRLALVANNGHLRLPDPTRAASQFVALVTDRLAMLSGSGTLPLSDSIVDETVSAGVDTFLRAFAPR; encoded by the coding sequence ATGGCTGCCACAGAGATCCCGGTCACACCGCGCGGCAGGCTGGACAAGCGTCGGGCCATCCTCGATTCCGCGCTCGAGGTGTTCGGTGAGGTCGGATACCCGGCGGCCACCGTCGACGAGATCGCCGCGCGCGCGGGCGTGGCCAAGCGGACGATCTACAACCACCTCGGCGGCAAGGAGAATCTGTTTCGCGCGTCGATACTCGACGCGGCGCAGGAGTTCCACGCGAGTCCGCTGCGGGCGGCGCGGTCGCTGCCGGCCGATCCGGAGGATCTGCGGGCCGAACTGCTCCGGATGGGGTACGAGCTGGTCAGATGCATGCGCAGCGAGCGGGTGTGGCTGATGCGGCGCCTGCTGGACGCCGAGATCGCCCGGTTCCCGGAGTTGTACGAAGAGGTTCAGCTGGGCGGCTCCGGCGAGGTTCTGGACATGTTGGCCGGGCGGCTGGCGCTGGTGGCCAACAACGGCCACCTCCGGTTGCCGGATCCGACTCGTGCGGCGAGTCAGTTTGTCGCCCTGGTCACCGACCGGCTGGCGATGTTGTCGGGCTCGGGCACCCTTCCGCTGTCGGATTCGATCGTCGACGAGACGGTCTCCGCCGGAGTGGATACCTTCTTGCGCGCTTTTGCGCCGCGGTGA
- a CDS encoding GntR family transcriptional regulator yields MSKTYSSAERAYREVKERILAGALPGGELISEGEIATDLGTSRTPVREAFLRLETEGWMKLYPKRGALVVPVPAGEAEHVVHARYVVETAAARGLAAADRAGVAEALREAIERQREFAAAGDLEQFAAMDTEFHRTLVVAAGNPLLIGFYDSLRERQRRMNSAAVRRHARGAEQIVEQHGRLADRIEAGDAEGFAALLVEHLSGVHQLELKGL; encoded by the coding sequence GTGTCTAAGACGTATTCATCGGCCGAGCGGGCGTACCGGGAGGTCAAGGAGCGCATTCTGGCCGGGGCGCTGCCCGGCGGGGAGCTGATCAGCGAGGGGGAGATCGCGACGGATCTCGGGACGTCGCGGACCCCGGTGCGGGAGGCGTTCCTGCGGCTGGAGACCGAGGGGTGGATGAAGCTGTATCCCAAGCGGGGTGCGCTGGTGGTGCCGGTGCCGGCGGGGGAGGCCGAACATGTGGTGCACGCGCGCTACGTCGTGGAGACGGCGGCGGCGCGGGGGCTGGCGGCGGCGGATCGGGCCGGTGTCGCCGAGGCGCTGCGAGAAGCGATCGAACGGCAGCGCGAGTTCGCGGCGGCGGGGGACCTCGAACAGTTCGCCGCGATGGATACCGAGTTCCACCGCACGCTCGTGGTCGCCGCGGGCAATCCGCTGCTGATCGGTTTCTACGATTCGCTGCGCGAACGGCAGCGGCGGATGAACAGCGCCGCGGTGCGCCGTCATGCCCGCGGCGCCGAGCAGATCGTCGAACAGCACGGCCGCCTGGCCGACCGTATCGAGGCCGGTGATGCCGAGGGGTTCGCGGCGCTGCTGGTCGAACACTTGTCGGGGGTGCACCAATTGGAGCTGAAGGGACTGTGA